The Christensenella timonensis DNA segment GGGCCGTTTATCGCCCATCCGGACACCTCGATCGGGCAGGCGGCGGATGGGGACGCACACAAGACGCTCAAAGTGCTGGCGCTGGCGCGGCTTTTACTGCCGCGGTGCCATTTGCCGTCGACGACGGCGCTCAATGTAAAAGGCGGGATGAAGGATGCGCTTTTGTGCGGTGCGAACGTCATCATGCAAAAGGCGACGCCTTATGAATACAGGAAGCTTTATGATATCTATCCGGGCAGGGACGCAAAGGACGTGCCGCTTAAGGAGCAGTTTGAGGAACTTGAGCAAAGGCTTGCGGGGCTTGGGCTCCGCGCGGAATGAGGGGAGAGTAAAATGGCTTACGACAGAAAAGGTATGACGGCAGCGGAGTTTATGGATCAGGGAGAGATCGAGCGCACGCTTGCCGCAGCGAAAGAAAAGGCACAGGACAAAGGGGAAGTTGCACGTATCATTGCAAAGGCGCGGGAATTCAAGGGACTGACACACGAGGAAGCGTCCGTTTTGAGCTTTGTTACGGACAAAGAGCTGTTAGAGGAGATGTTTGCCGTTGCAATGGAGATCAAAAAGCACATCTACGGCAACCGTATCGTGATGTTTGCGCCGCTTTATTTGTCGGATTACTGCGTGAATGAATGCCGGTATTGCGGATATCACCATTCGTCCTGCATGGAGCGTAAAAAGCTGACGCAGGAAGAAATCGTACAGGAAGTAAAAGCGCTGGAAAAGATGGGTCACAAACGGCTGGCCCTGGAAACGGGCGAGGACCCGGTCAACAATACGATGGAATATTTGCTGGAAAGCATCAAGACCATTTATTCCATCCATTTTGATAACGGCGCCATCCGCCGTGTGAACGTCAACATCGCGGCAACGACGGTGGAAAACTATAAAAAGCTTAAGGACGCGGGCATCGGCACGTATATCCTGTTCCAGGAAACGTACCACAAACCGACGTACGAATACCAGCATCCCAAGGGGCCGAAGAGCAACTATGAATACCATACGACGGCGCACGACCGCGCGATGGAGGCAGGGATCGACGACGTGGGGCTGGGCGTTTTATACGGGCTTTACGACTGGCACTACGACCTTGTGGGACAGATCATGCATGCGGAGCACCTAGAAGCGGTATTCGGCGTAGGGCCGCACACGCTGTCCATGCTGCGTATCCGCGATGCGGGCGATGTGAAGAAAACGGACTATGAGCACGCGGTCAGCGACGATGATTTTAAGAAGATCGTGGCCATCCTGCGCATGACCGTGCCGTATACTGGCATGATCCTTTCCACACGCGAGGGTGGAAAGTTCAGGGACAGCGTGATTAAGCTGGGGATTTCGCAGGTGAGCGCAGGCAGTGCGACGGGTGTAGGCGGCTACACAATGGGAACGCAGCAGCCGCAGTTTGAGATCGAAGACCACCGCAGCCCCATTGAAATGACAAAGGAGCTGATCCGCGACGGTTATATCCCCAGCTTCTGCACGGCATGCTACCGCCAGGGCAGGACGGGCGACCGCTTTATGCGCCTTGCAAAGACCGGGCAGATCAGCAATATCTGCCAGCCGAACGCGCTCATTACGCTGAAGGAATACGCGACGGATTATGGCGACGAGGAGTTCAAGCAGATGGCAAACGAGTTGATCGAGCAGCAGCTCAAGCAGATACCAAACGATACGGTGCGTGAAAAGGCGCGTGAGTATATCGCAAAGATCGAAGCAGGCGAACGCGATTTTCGATTCTAAGGAGAAAAAGATGTCTGGATTCAATGAAACGC contains these protein-coding regions:
- the hydG gene encoding [FeFe] hydrogenase H-cluster radical SAM maturase HydG, with product MAYDRKGMTAAEFMDQGEIERTLAAAKEKAQDKGEVARIIAKAREFKGLTHEEASVLSFVTDKELLEEMFAVAMEIKKHIYGNRIVMFAPLYLSDYCVNECRYCGYHHSSCMERKKLTQEEIVQEVKALEKMGHKRLALETGEDPVNNTMEYLLESIKTIYSIHFDNGAIRRVNVNIAATTVENYKKLKDAGIGTYILFQETYHKPTYEYQHPKGPKSNYEYHTTAHDRAMEAGIDDVGLGVLYGLYDWHYDLVGQIMHAEHLEAVFGVGPHTLSMLRIRDAGDVKKTDYEHAVSDDDFKKIVAILRMTVPYTGMILSTREGGKFRDSVIKLGISQVSAGSATGVGGYTMGTQQPQFEIEDHRSPIEMTKELIRDGYIPSFCTACYRQGRTGDRFMRLAKTGQISNICQPNALITLKEYATDYGDEEFKQMANELIEQQLKQIPNDTVREKAREYIAKIEAGERDFRF